One window of the Carnobacterium maltaromaticum DSM 20342 genome contains the following:
- the pstB gene encoding phosphate ABC transporter ATP-binding protein PstB → MNQGQNVALSTDDIHVWYGQNEAIKGVSLEFEKNKIASLIGPSGCGKSTYLRSLNRMNDEIANTNVTGKIMYQGIDVNADNVDVYEMRKNIGMVFQRPNPFSKSIYENITFALKRHGIKDKHELDEIVETSLKQAALWDQAKDILHKSALALSGGQQQRLCIARAIAMKPDILLLDEPASALDPISTSKVEDTLLALKEHYTIIIVTHNMQQAARISDYTAFFYMGNVIEYDETRKIFTRPKIQSTEDYVSGHFG, encoded by the coding sequence ATGAATCAAGGGCAAAATGTTGCCTTGTCAACAGATGATATTCATGTCTGGTATGGACAAAATGAAGCAATAAAAGGCGTATCTTTAGAATTTGAAAAAAATAAAATAGCTTCATTGATAGGTCCCAGTGGATGTGGTAAATCAACTTATTTACGTTCACTTAACCGGATGAATGATGAAATTGCTAACACAAATGTAACAGGTAAAATTATGTATCAAGGAATTGATGTTAATGCGGATAACGTAGATGTTTATGAAATGCGCAAAAATATTGGAATGGTTTTTCAACGTCCAAATCCTTTTAGTAAATCAATTTATGAAAATATTACTTTTGCCTTGAAACGTCATGGTATTAAAGATAAACACGAGCTAGATGAGATTGTTGAAACGAGTTTAAAACAAGCGGCATTATGGGATCAAGCTAAGGATATCCTTCATAAAAGTGCTTTAGCATTATCTGGTGGACAACAACAACGTTTATGTATAGCTCGAGCAATTGCAATGAAACCAGATATTTTATTATTAGATGAACCAGCCAGTGCATTAGATCCAATTTCAACAAGTAAAGTTGAAGATACTCTTTTAGCATTAAAAGAGCACTATACAATTATTATTGTGACACACAATATGCAACAAGCAGCTCGAATTAGCGACTATACGGCGTTCTTTTATATGGGAAATGTGATAGAATATGATGAGACTAGAAAAATCTTTACACGTCCAAAAATTCAGTCAACAGAAGACTATGTATCTGGGCACTTTGGTTAG